One window from the genome of Desulforamulus ruminis DSM 2154 encodes:
- a CDS encoding universal stress protein yields the protein MKILVPYDGSNAAQSAVNYALNFAKNHKTGEVTLLTVACNDAPFARDFVANPMEVLQACQDYFKGSLEKAKGMFAAEGVEVKSVLQTGDVAEVIIDMVKNEGYDKVIMGRRGLSALTGLVLGSVSSKVLANVDVPVTLTK from the coding sequence ATGAAAATTTTAGTTCCTTACGATGGATCAAATGCAGCTCAAAGCGCAGTGAATTACGCATTGAATTTCGCCAAAAACCACAAAACGGGAGAAGTTACCTTGTTAACAGTGGCTTGCAACGATGCTCCTTTTGCCCGGGACTTTGTAGCCAATCCCATGGAAGTTTTACAAGCCTGCCAGGACTATTTTAAAGGTAGTTTGGAGAAAGCCAAGGGCATGTTTGCTGCCGAAGGGGTTGAAGTAAAATCCGTTTTACAAACCGGTGATGTAGCCGAAGTGATTATCGACATGGTAAAAAACGAAGGCTATGACAAAGTGATTATGGGCAGGAGAGGACTGTCCGCTTTAACCGGTTTGGTGCTGGGCAGCGTCAGTTCCAAGGTTCTGGCCAATGTGGATGTGCCGGTAACATTAACCAAATAG
- a CDS encoding BlaI/MecI/CopY family transcriptional regulator, with the protein MKDKLAQSERRFAELIWRLEPIGSGELVKLCSREMGWKKSTTYTVLKNLCEKGIFQNQNAVVTSLLKKDEFYARQSRRFVEDAFGGSLPKFLAAFIGGRKLSDTQAAELKKLIDEHKES; encoded by the coding sequence TTGAAAGATAAACTTGCGCAAAGCGAAAGGAGATTTGCCGAATTAATCTGGCGGCTTGAACCAATCGGTTCCGGTGAACTGGTGAAACTATGCTCAAGAGAAATGGGCTGGAAAAAGTCCACCACCTATACTGTTTTAAAAAATCTATGTGAAAAGGGTATTTTTCAAAACCAAAATGCGGTTGTTACATCTTTGCTAAAAAAGGATGAATTTTACGCCAGGCAAAGCAGACGGTTTGTAGAGGATGCTTTTGGCGGGTCACTGCCTAAATTTCTGGCAGCTTTTATTGGTGGCAGAAAACTAAGCGACACTCAGGCTGCTGAATTGAAAAAGCTCATTGATGAACACAAGGAGAGCTGA
- a CDS encoding peptidase M56 BlaR1 codes for MMEKFFLAILNMSLTASYVILFIMLIRLPLKKAPKVISYALWSVAAFRLLCPFSFESAFSLLPKNTPSISTDVLYQPPLQINRDITGIDPIINGALPVPTAEAVVNPLQLYTQIGAYIWIAGIMVMLVYSILSVFILNKRLKNATLSEPGIYEADNLKTPFVLGVFKPSIYIPAGLTAEEKSYIIRHEQAHISRFDHIVKPFAFLVLSIHWFNPLVWVAFLLMSTDMELSCDEKVIREMGYDIKKAYSASLLSLASGRRILNGNPLAFGEGDVKGRIKNILHYHKPVFWVMAVTVIAVIAVGIGLLSNPRQPVPSDETRQTTLEPTSPEWSPEQTVGADMAKLDYASDDMVIFHGYFGLFVYDLNSLQIIRSLDLKPLNCHQTQGDNYCEVSVSTDGNTVQLHPMSSENMYVYTVSSHTLQETTYRPMEDEFDGRFVPIEDAIGSEKTGNYSYNAVRFDTGDYGFLRTIDWTLGALSYVRGDRKYSLFNSE; via the coding sequence ATGATGGAAAAATTTTTTCTTGCCATTTTGAATATGAGCCTGACCGCAAGTTATGTCATCCTTTTTATTATGCTCATACGGTTACCGCTGAAAAAAGCACCCAAGGTCATTTCTTATGCGCTGTGGAGCGTTGCCGCCTTTCGGCTGCTTTGCCCCTTTTCCTTTGAAAGCGCGTTTAGCCTACTTCCCAAAAATACTCCGTCCATTTCAACCGATGTTCTTTATCAACCACCTCTTCAAATCAACCGTGACATAACAGGCATTGATCCCATTATAAACGGAGCACTGCCCGTACCCACTGCGGAAGCCGTTGTAAATCCCTTGCAGCTTTACACACAAATCGGCGCGTATATCTGGATTGCGGGTATTATGGTCATGCTTGTTTACAGCATCCTATCTGTTTTCATCCTAAATAAGCGGCTTAAAAACGCAACGTTGTCCGAGCCGGGCATTTATGAAGCCGACAATCTGAAAACCCCCTTTGTACTTGGTGTTTTCAAACCAAGCATCTATATCCCCGCCGGACTGACGGCGGAGGAAAAAAGCTATATCATCCGGCATGAACAGGCGCATATCAGTCGGTTTGACCATATTGTAAAGCCCTTTGCCTTTTTGGTATTAAGCATTCATTGGTTTAATCCGCTGGTATGGGTCGCTTTTTTGTTGATGAGTACGGATATGGAGCTTTCCTGTGATGAGAAGGTTATCCGGGAAATGGGCTATGATATTAAGAAGGCTTATTCCGCTTCGCTGCTGTCCCTTGCTTCGGGTCGGCGTATCCTCAACGGAAACCCCCTGGCCTTCGGCGAGGGAGATGTGAAAGGCAGAATAAAAAACATTCTCCATTACCATAAGCCTGTCTTTTGGGTGATGGCTGTGACAGTAATTGCCGTAATTGCTGTGGGAATCGGCCTTCTTTCGAATCCCAGACAGCCGGTTCCATCCGATGAAACCCGGCAGACTACGCTCGAACCCACTTCTCCGGAATGGTCACCGGAGCAAACAGTAGGCGCCGATATGGCAAAGCTCGACTACGCTTCCGACGATATGGTGATTTTTCACGGCTATTTCGGATTGTTTGTGTACGACCTTAATTCGCTCCAGATCATCCGCAGTTTGGACTTGAAACCTCTGAATTGTCATCAAACGCAAGGAGACAACTACTGCGAGGTTTCGGTCAGCACGGACGGAAACACGGTGCAGTTACACCCCATGAGCAGCGAAAATATGTATGTATACACGGTTTCAAGCCATACCTTGCAGGAAACAACCTATCGGCCGATGGAGGATGAGTTCGACGGCCGCTTTGTCCCCATAGAAGATGCGATTGGTTCTGAAAAAACTGGAAACTACAGTTATAACGCGGTCCGGTTTGATACGGGCGACTATGGGTTCCTTCGTACTATTGACTGGACGCTTGGCGCGTTATCTTATGTCCGTGGAGATAGGAAGTATTCCCTGTTCAATTCAGAATAA
- a CDS encoding MarR family transcriptional regulator: MNKEEQVIMGFRDLLNKLVWLNKPKMEDSLKGYKSSEVHCIEYIGRNVDSNVAKLAESFYMTTGAISKITKKLIKKGVIESYQKPDNKKEIYFRLTPQGKVIYKIHEELHKEFQERDKAVFEQVTEEQFDSMLSFVEKYSRHLDAEIKKLGGDTKSE; this comes from the coding sequence ATGAACAAAGAAGAACAGGTCATCATGGGGTTCAGGGACTTATTAAACAAACTGGTTTGGCTTAACAAGCCTAAGATGGAAGACAGCCTTAAGGGTTATAAGTCTTCTGAAGTACATTGTATTGAATACATTGGAAGAAATGTAGATTCCAACGTGGCAAAACTTGCGGAGTCCTTTTATATGACTACCGGTGCCATCAGTAAAATAACTAAGAAGCTTATAAAAAAAGGCGTTATCGAAAGCTACCAGAAGCCGGATAACAAGAAAGAAATCTATTTTCGCTTGACTCCGCAAGGGAAAGTAATTTATAAAATCCATGAGGAACTGCACAAAGAATTTCAAGAGCGGGATAAAGCCGTATTTGAGCAGGTAACTGAGGAACAATTTGACAGTATGCTTAGCTTCGTGGAAAAGTATAGCAGGCATTTGGATGCAGAAATAAAGAAACTGGGTGGAGATACTAAGTCGGAATAA
- a CDS encoding MFS transporter: MFIFRSHNEQNTEQTVDKKALIFGLMSVFLCGIGFTIITPVVPFLVQPYTSNPGEQAIVVTLLTSVYAICVFFAAPVLGALSDRYGRRPLLLVCLLGSAIGYLVFGLGGALWVLFAGRIIEGITGGSISTIFAYFADIIPPEQRTKYFGWLSAVVGVGTVIGPTLGGLLTKFGYSVPMYFGAIITLLNVVYGILYMPESLDKNNRLKKITFVRLNPFIQLANLLSMKNLKRLLVSAFLLWIPNGSLQAVFSQFTMDTFSWKPALIGLVLSIMGFQDIISQGFIMPKLLLKLSDAQIAILGMVSEIIGYSLIAASALFSFYPLFIAGVFIFGFGDSIFGPSFNGMLSKSVDSSEQGRIQGGSQSIQALARMIGPIIGGQIYVSLGHAAPAFMGMILIAAAIPVLYKGAHVNM, from the coding sequence GTGTTCATATTTAGATCACACAATGAACAGAACACAGAACAAACCGTAGATAAAAAGGCTTTAATATTCGGTCTTATGTCTGTGTTTCTTTGCGGAATAGGTTTTACTATCATAACACCTGTCGTCCCATTCTTAGTGCAGCCTTATACAAGCAATCCGGGAGAACAAGCTATCGTTGTTACGCTGCTGACCTCTGTTTATGCCATCTGCGTATTTTTTGCGGCTCCCGTACTTGGAGCATTGAGCGACAGATATGGGCGTCGTCCATTGCTCTTAGTATGCCTTTTGGGTTCCGCAATCGGGTACTTAGTTTTTGGCCTAGGAGGAGCTCTATGGGTACTATTTGCCGGGCGCATAATAGAAGGCATAACAGGCGGGAGCATAAGCACGATCTTTGCATATTTTGCAGATATTATTCCTCCGGAACAGAGAACCAAATACTTTGGATGGTTGAGTGCGGTTGTAGGTGTAGGCACCGTCATTGGCCCAACTTTAGGCGGATTACTGACCAAGTTTGGTTATTCTGTACCCATGTATTTTGGAGCAATCATCACTTTATTGAATGTTGTTTATGGAATCTTATATATGCCTGAGAGTCTTGACAAGAATAACCGGCTGAAAAAGATTACCTTTGTAAGATTGAATCCATTTATACAGCTCGCAAACTTACTTTCCATGAAAAACTTAAAAAGGCTACTTGTCTCAGCGTTCTTACTTTGGATACCCAACGGATCTTTACAGGCAGTTTTTTCACAATTTACAATGGATACTTTCAGTTGGAAGCCTGCCCTCATCGGGCTTGTGCTTTCAATTATGGGCTTCCAAGACATCATTTCACAAGGTTTCATAATGCCAAAGCTTTTGTTAAAACTTAGTGATGCACAGATAGCAATTCTTGGAATGGTTTCGGAGATTATAGGCTACAGTCTTATTGCAGCATCGGCTTTGTTCTCATTCTATCCTCTTTTTATCGCTGGAGTGTTTATATTTGGTTTTGGTGATTCGATCTTTGGGCCTTCATTCAATGGGATGCTTTCTAAGTCTGTCGATTCCAGTGAACAAGGAAGGATTCAAGGAGGCAGCCAATCTATTCAGGCTTTGGCAAGAATGATTGGTCCTATCATTGGAGGTCAAATCTATGTATCACTGGGTCATGCCGCACCCGCTTTTATGGGTATGATCCTTATAGCAGCGGCAATACCCGTTTTGTATAAGGGTGCGCATGTAAATATGTAA
- a CDS encoding ABC transporter permease: MKRYFHGTTAIMTLSMRQNRVFTLVWLLLPGLWVAINTLSSLVLFPTQEALVKMGVTLIDPLTVAIHGPLLDVSVAGFVTWRTKVFLVLVSGIFSMIYVVRHTRLAEEQGRRELLGANVTGSLATLAAALLNMLLINAAAAVFALLGMTALGLGFTGSLAHCLGFFAAACVLGLMAGLVAQFFVGASAARGTSFGFLGLLFALHILWNVSGGNSLAAYFNPLEWPLLIRPFAGERFSVLLISLAITILLAALSLWMTHRRDVGAGLIPQREGRAFAKPGFCTLSALAWRTQKGLFLSWLIFYAVFSFALGCASYLMVNAVSSAEALAELIARLGGVDRAFMSLMLYIFSMLISVYVLMSAGILRREETAKGELLLSLPVRRSRFATGHLAYIFGGSAALALVSGLCVGLGAMIGTGDQSAVSRLFFEMAGKIPAIWAFGGISMLLFGALPRWMSGLSYGLLVLFVLLEILWEQQSVSDAVYALSPFSWVTPLKVAQPPSALVLLCAISVLLAALGIALFGRRDAAMH, encoded by the coding sequence ATGAAACGTTACTTTCATGGTACGACTGCCATCATGACACTGTCTATGCGGCAGAATCGGGTTTTCACGCTGGTTTGGCTGCTGCTGCCGGGGCTGTGGGTCGCCATCAACACCCTATCTTCATTGGTGCTCTTCCCCACCCAGGAGGCCCTCGTCAAGATGGGCGTCACGCTGATCGACCCGCTCACCGTGGCTATACACGGCCCACTGCTGGACGTTTCGGTGGCCGGATTTGTCACTTGGCGCACCAAGGTTTTTCTGGTTCTGGTAAGCGGGATTTTCAGCATGATTTACGTGGTGCGGCACACCCGGCTGGCCGAGGAGCAGGGCAGGCGCGAACTGCTTGGCGCCAATGTGACCGGCAGTCTTGCGACCTTGGCGGCAGCGCTGCTGAACATGCTGCTGATCAACGCAGCGGCGGCTGTCTTTGCCCTGCTTGGGATGACGGCTCTGGGGCTTGGTTTCACAGGATCGCTGGCCCACTGCCTCGGATTTTTTGCCGCCGCCTGTGTTTTGGGCCTAATGGCGGGATTGGTCGCTCAGTTCTTCGTGGGCGCTTCGGCGGCGCGGGGAACCTCTTTCGGATTTTTGGGGCTGCTATTTGCCCTGCATATCCTCTGGAACGTGAGCGGGGGAAACAGCCTCGCGGCGTATTTCAACCCTTTGGAATGGCCGCTTCTGATCCGGCCCTTTGCGGGGGAGAGGTTTAGCGTCCTTCTGATTTCCCTGGCCATAACGATCCTTCTGGCGGCGCTTTCTTTGTGGATGACCCACAGGCGGGACGTGGGAGCGGGGCTCATCCCCCAGCGGGAGGGACGCGCCTTCGCCAAGCCCGGATTCTGCACGTTGTCCGCTTTGGCATGGCGTACCCAAAAGGGACTGTTCCTCTCCTGGCTGATTTTTTACGCAGTGTTCTCCTTCGCTCTGGGCTGTGCCAGCTACCTGATGGTAAACGCAGTCAGTTCGGCCGAGGCGCTGGCTGAGCTGATCGCGCGCCTTGGCGGCGTGGACCGTGCCTTCATGTCACTGATGTTGTATATTTTTTCAATGCTTATTTCAGTCTATGTGCTGATGTCGGCGGGTATCCTGCGCCGGGAGGAGACGGCCAAGGGAGAACTGTTGCTGTCCCTGCCTGTCCGGCGAAGCCGTTTTGCCACCGGGCATCTGGCGTATATCTTCGGCGGATCCGCAGCTCTCGCTCTGGTTTCCGGCCTTTGTGTGGGACTGGGCGCGATGATCGGTACTGGGGATCAAAGTGCTGTTTCCCGTTTGTTTTTCGAGATGGCAGGGAAGATACCGGCGATCTGGGCTTTCGGCGGGATTTCGATGCTGCTGTTTGGCGCACTGCCCCGCTGGATGTCCGGGCTCAGCTATGGATTACTGGTGCTATTTGTGCTACTGGAAATCCTCTGGGAACAGCAGTCGGTGAGCGATGCCGTGTATGCCCTCTCTCCCTTCTCCTGGGTGACGCCGCTCAAAGTCGCGCAGCCGCCATCGGCGCTTGTGCTGTTATGCGCCATATCAGTGCTGTTGGCTGCTTTGGGCATCGCCTTGTTTGGGCGCAGAGATGCAGCCATGCATTAA
- a CDS encoding ABC transporter ATP-binding protein has translation MSAIEIRGLKKRFGKTVALDGLELSVPGGGIYGFIGPNGAGKSTTIRMLLGLLKKDEGDVRLLEGDPWRDAVELHKRLAYVPSDVQLWDNMTGGEVIDFLGRLRGSYTKKRRAELIERFDLDPTKKCKTYSKGNRQKVLLISAFVSDVELHILDEPTTGLDPLMETVFQQCVREAKDAGKTVFLSSHILSEVEAVCDTIGVIRAGRIIEQGSMEDLRALISQQDPPTLETLFMNYYRKDDERGT, from the coding sequence ATGTCTGCCATAGAAATTCGCGGCCTTAAAAAACGCTTCGGCAAGACCGTGGCGCTGGACGGTTTGGAACTGTCCGTACCCGGAGGGGGAATATATGGTTTCATCGGACCCAACGGCGCGGGGAAATCCACCACCATCCGTATGCTGCTGGGGCTCCTGAAAAAGGATGAGGGCGATGTGCGCCTGCTGGAGGGCGACCCCTGGCGGGACGCGGTGGAACTGCATAAGCGGCTCGCCTATGTCCCCAGCGACGTACAGCTCTGGGACAACATGACCGGCGGCGAGGTGATTGACTTTCTGGGCCGGCTGCGGGGAAGCTATACAAAAAAGCGCCGGGCCGAGCTGATTGAACGCTTTGATCTGGATCCGACAAAGAAATGCAAAACCTACTCCAAAGGCAACCGGCAGAAAGTGCTGCTGATCTCCGCCTTTGTGTCGGATGTGGAGCTGCACATCCTCGACGAACCCACCACCGGCCTGGACCCGCTGATGGAAACGGTCTTCCAGCAGTGCGTCCGCGAGGCAAAGGATGCCGGTAAGACGGTGTTTCTGTCCAGCCACATTCTCTCGGAGGTGGAGGCGGTTTGCGACACCATCGGCGTTATCCGGGCGGGCAGGATCATTGAGCAAGGCAGTATGGAGGATCTGAGGGCTCTTATCAGCCAACAGGACCCCCCTACCCTGGAAACCCTGTTCATGAATTACTACCGGAAGGATGACGAAAGGGGGACCTGA
- a CDS encoding TetR/AcrR family transcriptional regulator produces the protein MHENFVGLKAEKRDAIINAALAEFAAKGYDLASTNEIVRAAGISKGALFHYFTSKRELFFFLCDYVYEVVNREFYKQIGHCEGDLLTRYGRAARLKASVYLRYPPLFEFVKRLTQEKSAEIAGELAKKLSQITEAGYNHLLGNLDESLFRQDVPIDKIRDLIVWALENYGYRTMELVQDQLLEEIDIEVLNADFDDYLDVLRKCFYTQ, from the coding sequence ATGCATGAAAACTTTGTCGGTCTCAAAGCGGAAAAGCGGGATGCCATCATCAACGCAGCGCTGGCGGAATTTGCTGCCAAGGGATACGATCTCGCCTCCACCAATGAGATTGTCCGGGCGGCCGGCATTTCCAAGGGGGCGCTGTTCCACTATTTTACCAGCAAAAGGGAGCTGTTTTTCTTTCTCTGCGATTATGTGTACGAGGTGGTCAACCGGGAGTTTTATAAACAAATCGGTCATTGCGAAGGCGATCTGCTTACCCGGTACGGCAGGGCGGCGCGGCTCAAGGCATCCGTCTACCTGCGCTATCCTCCGCTGTTTGAATTTGTTAAGAGGCTGACACAGGAAAAATCTGCCGAGATCGCCGGGGAGCTTGCAAAAAAGCTTTCTCAAATCACGGAGGCGGGCTACAATCATTTACTGGGGAATTTGGATGAATCCCTCTTCCGACAGGATGTGCCTATAGACAAGATCCGGGATCTGATCGTCTGGGCACTGGAAAACTACGGCTATCGCACGATGGAGCTGGTTCAAGACCAATTACTGGAAGAGATCGATATAGAGGTGCTTAACGCGGACTTTGACGATTATCTCGATGTCCTGCGCAAATGCTTCTATACACAGTAG
- a CDS encoding phosphoenolpyruvate synthase, whose protein sequence is MKRLLNLTDSAAGDISLTGGKAANLVRLAAMDDIHVPGGFVVTTDAFRELCTSVVASRREALQASSPAELARAGAEIRQAIRNILIPEEFLRELEAALASYSPDILFAVRSSATAEDLPDASFAGQQDSYLNVRAADVPRAVMDCFASLYNDRAVAYRMKNGFRHEDVAIAVVVQEMVPSQVSGVLFTADPMTSDRLTCVIEAVVGLGEELVSGRKTPFTWRLRNGKTKTDIKAAPPLTDSQLRELAAIGKEIEAAFGAPQDIEWCCVDGRFSIVQSRAITTLYPVPESRDSLKRVFVSAGHMQMMTDVMLPLGMSFMKLIALFRMVEVGGRLFIDITHDLKTAYGKKMIRTKLAATDPLTHQAIEQVLARKDYIRGIPKGPGSFSTFSGWLPIIREAIRLYRRNNPADIDLYIDRMERVIARLEERLEPLSGIAAIEAILEDQKQLSAIIYDASGFGMVLATQFIIQKIDAMGKTLTGEENISNRLSKSVEHNPTSEMGLVLSEVADLAREYPPVVRYLEAAGEAFRMDDLRQVEGGGAVADAFENFLRHYGMRATGEIDIAKTRFRENPAELVGAILTNIHTLPKGHGKSSFEQGRLEMARLTEELAALAEQKLGSRQAKKLRRYISFFRNYVGTREYPKYFWICRYDVYKRAIMREAKRLAERGILQEPGDIFYLYLEELQEAVQTGQVDYTDIDRRKKDYTHFANLTPPRVIFSDGEVPEMAYQKNIPTGALPGLGVSSGVVEGRARVIRSIEDAVMEKGDILVTSFTDPSWTPVFVSIAGLVTEVGGMMTHGAVITREYGLPAVVGVVGATRRIRDGERIRVNGDEGYVEIL, encoded by the coding sequence ATGAAGAGGCTGTTGAATCTGACCGACAGTGCTGCCGGGGATATCTCCCTGACCGGCGGCAAGGCTGCGAATCTGGTCAGGCTTGCAGCCATGGATGATATCCATGTGCCCGGCGGCTTTGTCGTCACCACCGACGCCTTCCGGGAGCTTTGCACCAGTGTGGTTGCGTCCCGCAGGGAAGCCCTGCAGGCCTCCTCCCCGGCGGAGCTTGCCCGGGCGGGCGCCGAAATCCGGCAGGCGATCCGGAATATCCTCATCCCGGAGGAATTTTTGCGGGAGCTTGAGGCGGCTCTGGCGTCCTATTCCCCGGACATCCTCTTTGCCGTGCGTTCTTCGGCCACGGCGGAGGACCTGCCCGACGCCTCCTTTGCGGGGCAGCAGGACAGCTACCTGAACGTACGGGCCGCCGACGTCCCCCGCGCTGTGATGGATTGTTTCGCCTCGCTGTACAACGACCGGGCGGTTGCGTACCGCATGAAAAACGGCTTCCGCCACGAGGATGTGGCCATCGCCGTGGTGGTGCAGGAGATGGTCCCCTCCCAGGTTTCCGGCGTGCTGTTTACCGCCGACCCCATGACCTCCGACCGGCTCACCTGTGTCATCGAGGCAGTGGTGGGACTGGGCGAGGAACTGGTGTCCGGACGCAAAACGCCCTTCACCTGGCGGCTGCGCAACGGGAAAACCAAAACGGACATCAAGGCCGCCCCGCCCCTCACAGACAGTCAATTGCGAGAACTTGCCGCCATCGGCAAGGAGATCGAGGCTGCCTTCGGCGCGCCCCAGGACATCGAGTGGTGTTGTGTGGACGGACGATTTTCCATCGTGCAGTCCCGGGCGATCACCACGCTGTATCCCGTTCCGGAAAGCAGGGACAGCCTTAAGCGCGTCTTTGTATCGGCTGGACACATGCAGATGATGACCGACGTGATGCTGCCGCTGGGCATGTCCTTCATGAAACTGATCGCCCTTTTCCGGATGGTGGAGGTGGGCGGGCGGCTATTTATTGATATCACCCACGACCTGAAGACCGCCTACGGCAAAAAGATGATCCGCACCAAGCTTGCCGCCACCGACCCGCTGACTCACCAAGCCATAGAACAAGTGCTGGCGCGTAAAGACTATATCCGCGGTATCCCCAAAGGCCCCGGCAGCTTCTCCACCTTCAGCGGCTGGCTGCCTATCATCCGGGAAGCCATCCGACTCTACCGGCGCAACAACCCCGCCGACATCGACCTCTATATCGACCGGATGGAGCGCGTCATTGCCCGGCTGGAGGAGCGGCTGGAGCCTCTTTCGGGAATAGCGGCCATCGAGGCCATTCTGGAGGATCAAAAGCAGCTTTCCGCAATCATTTACGATGCCTCCGGCTTTGGGATGGTGCTGGCCACCCAGTTTATCATCCAAAAAATCGATGCCATGGGCAAAACACTCACAGGTGAGGAGAACATCAGCAACCGCCTGTCCAAATCGGTGGAGCACAACCCCACCTCCGAGATGGGGCTTGTCCTCAGCGAAGTCGCGGATCTGGCCCGGGAGTATCCGCCGGTGGTGAGGTATCTCGAAGCAGCCGGCGAAGCCTTTCGCATGGATGATTTGCGCCAAGTGGAGGGCGGCGGCGCGGTGGCGGACGCTTTTGAGAATTTCCTGCGGCACTACGGCATGCGGGCCACCGGCGAGATCGACATCGCTAAGACCCGCTTCCGGGAAAATCCCGCCGAACTGGTGGGCGCCATTCTCACCAACATCCACACCTTACCCAAGGGACACGGCAAGTCGTCCTTTGAACAGGGTCGACTGGAGATGGCAAGACTCACGGAAGAACTGGCAGCCCTGGCGGAACAAAAACTGGGTTCCCGCCAAGCCAAAAAGCTGCGCCGCTATATCTCCTTTTTCCGCAATTATGTGGGCACACGGGAGTATCCCAAGTACTTCTGGATCTGCCGTTACGATGTCTACAAACGAGCGATTATGCGAGAGGCAAAGCGCCTGGCGGAGCGAGGTATCTTGCAGGAGCCCGGCGACATCTTCTACCTGTACCTGGAAGAGCTGCAGGAGGCAGTCCAAACAGGCCAGGTGGATTACACGGACATCGACCGCCGCAAAAAAGACTATACCCACTTTGCCAATCTCACCCCGCCGCGGGTCATTTTTTCGGACGGCGAGGTGCCGGAGATGGCTTACCAAAAGAATATCCCCACCGGGGCGCTGCCCGGTTTGGGGGTGTCTTCCGGCGTGGTGGAAGGCCGGGCCCGTGTGATCCGGTCCATTGAGGACGCGGTCATGGAAAAAGGCGATATTCTGGTGACCTCCTTCACCGATCCCAGTTGGACGCCGGTGTTCGTCTCCATCGCGGGGCTGGTCACCGAGGTGGGCGGCATGATGACCCACGGCGCGGTCATCACCCGGGAATACGGTCTGCCTGCCGTGGTTGGCGTTGTCGGCGCGACCAGACGTATCCGGGACGGTGAGCGCATTCGGGTAAACGGCGACGAGGGCTATGTGGAAATTCTTTGA